One Gimesia sp. DNA segment encodes these proteins:
- a CDS encoding cation:proton antiporter yields MGSWHIIFTLGIFLAAGLLAGTLGELFRLPKVTAYLLIGVILGPAILDLIPHEHLEELKPLTDLAMALVLFGLGNHFTLSRLRRLFKRVLPLSVGEVLGTFFIVFVGLLLVGESPGAAILLGALAIATAPATTILVLKEMQSEGPISEYTGILVALNNLISIIAFEVIFVAVFFLQGDSAHASVLPQLGHLLLDIFGSVFIGVFGGLMISYGSSIIKGSRRLIMFVGLIALALGLCRTTGVPYMLTFLAMGFTVANSLAEEDVPKVEAELYPLTGFLCVLFFIIHGAELKPQQFIEAGLIGGSYIVLRLVGKYIGIFIPARMRGEEPEVSLWLGTALFAQAGAAIALSAIAVSRDPVLGGHLQTIILGSVVFFEIVGPIMIRQSVLRAGEVPLIHAIHHTAGDPISEFQSMIRRFLVSFGLLSEIDQPPDQILVEQLYRKNVKGIAQTATFNEVISFIEHSHDNTFPVIGPNEEVVGVIRYQDLSNTLFDPKIGSLVRAADLANNLETVVYPDDSLARVWSKFREGSYDCLPVVSREQPHRMLGVIRRWEILKYYIKGHRSAQNQDGK; encoded by the coding sequence ATGGGCTCATGGCATATCATCTTTACTCTGGGAATCTTTCTAGCAGCTGGCTTGCTGGCAGGTACCCTGGGAGAGCTCTTTCGCCTGCCCAAAGTGACCGCCTATCTGTTGATCGGAGTGATTCTGGGGCCAGCGATTCTGGATTTGATTCCCCATGAACACCTGGAAGAGCTCAAGCCGCTGACAGACCTGGCTATGGCACTGGTTCTGTTTGGGTTGGGGAATCACTTCACACTCTCTCGTCTGCGTCGCCTGTTTAAACGAGTCTTACCGCTTTCGGTCGGAGAGGTCCTCGGCACTTTTTTCATAGTATTCGTGGGTTTGCTGCTGGTGGGGGAATCTCCAGGAGCGGCGATCCTGCTCGGGGCGCTCGCGATCGCCACTGCACCGGCGACGACGATTCTCGTGTTGAAAGAAATGCAGTCCGAGGGGCCGATCTCAGAATACACCGGTATCCTGGTGGCCCTCAACAACCTGATTTCCATCATCGCATTCGAAGTCATATTTGTCGCAGTCTTCTTTCTGCAGGGGGACAGTGCGCATGCCTCTGTTCTGCCTCAACTGGGGCACCTGCTGCTTGATATTTTCGGGTCCGTCTTCATCGGCGTCTTCGGCGGCCTGATGATCAGCTACGGTAGCTCCATCATCAAAGGCAGCCGTCGTCTGATCATGTTTGTCGGTCTGATTGCGCTGGCACTCGGCTTATGTCGGACAACTGGCGTACCCTATATGCTGACGTTTCTGGCGATGGGTTTCACAGTCGCGAACTCGCTGGCTGAAGAGGATGTCCCGAAGGTCGAAGCCGAGCTGTACCCGCTGACCGGTTTCCTCTGTGTACTGTTTTTTATCATTCACGGAGCGGAACTCAAACCACAGCAGTTTATTGAAGCCGGTTTGATTGGGGGCAGCTACATCGTGCTGCGTCTGGTCGGAAAATACATCGGTATTTTCATACCGGCCCGGATGCGGGGAGAAGAACCCGAAGTCTCACTCTGGCTGGGAACAGCCCTGTTTGCCCAGGCGGGTGCTGCGATCGCACTATCGGCAATCGCCGTCAGCCGGGATCCCGTGCTGGGCGGTCACCTGCAGACCATCATTCTGGGATCGGTGGTCTTCTTCGAAATTGTCGGTCCCATCATGATTCGCCAGTCTGTCCTGCGGGCAGGGGAAGTCCCGCTGATCCATGCGATTCATCATACCGCCGGCGATCCGATCAGCGAATTCCAGTCGATGATCCGCCGCTTTCTGGTCTCCTTCGGCCTGTTGTCCGAAATCGATCAACCTCCCGATCAGATTCTGGTCGAACAGCTATATCGTAAGAACGTCAAGGGCATTGCCCAGACAGCGACGTTCAATGAAGTGATATCGTTTATCGAACACAGCCACGACAATACATTCCCCGTGATTGGTCCAAATGAAGAGGTCGTGGGCGTCATTCGCTATCAGGATCTGAGTAATACCCTGTTTGACCCCAAGATTGGTTCCCTGGTCCGCGCGGCTGACCTGGCGAATAATCTGGAAACCGTTGTTTATCCCGACGATTCCCTGGCACGGGTCTGGAGCAAATTTCGCGAAGGTTCCTACGATTGTCTGCCGGTCGTTTCACGCGAACAGCCGCATCGTATGCTGGGGGTCATCAGACGGTGGGAAATTCTGAAATACTACATCAAGGGGCACCGGTCGGCCCAGAATCAGGATGGTAAATAG
- the ligA gene encoding NAD-dependent DNA ligase LigA, giving the protein MSVQKEIEELRQQLEHHNRLYYIQAKPEISDREFDKMMKRLEQLEEAHPEYDSPDSPTKKVGGAPIEGFQTIAHRLPMLSIDNIFELDGLKDFETRICKLLGEEQVELTAEYKIDGVAVSLVYENGHLVQGVTRGDGQSGDDITHNVRTIGGVPLRLNAKKPPALLEIRGEAYISNSDFQVLNVEMQEQGKEPFANPRNTTAGGLKLLDPKLCAKRKIRFFAHGIGAVEGVDFQSHVKYLDAIQEMGIPATPNVKSFPNLEKTMEHAQTMMDDLHSLDFEVDGIVLKVNRFDQRDQLGNTSKSPRWVVAYKWERYEAVTRAESIVFQVGKTGTVTPVANLEPVQIAGTTVSRTSLHNRDEMQRLGIQIGDWVVVEKAGKIIPHMVRVEEHRRDGSQQELEFPTHCPECNTELVQDEGGVYIRCPNPECPATVRETLRYYASRQAMDIEGMGIKMIEQLLESGLLKGLADIYRLDEHYEDLINLERQGEKSIDNLLSGIESSKQQPLWRLLTGLNIRHVGASNARILEREFGTIDEIAKQSEDDLADVNEIGPVIAASVYNFFHSDFGQKLIADLKEEGLNMGTPVSKKEKPSGALEGKTVVVTGTLSRFTRDQAKEFIEKHGGKASGSVSSKTDYLVAGENAGSKLTKAQSLEVPVLSEDEFLTLLGED; this is encoded by the coding sequence ATGAGCGTTCAAAAAGAAATCGAAGAACTGCGCCAGCAGCTCGAGCATCATAACCGGCTGTATTACATTCAGGCGAAGCCGGAAATATCCGACCGCGAATTCGATAAGATGATGAAGCGGCTGGAGCAGTTGGAGGAAGCGCATCCGGAGTATGACTCCCCCGACAGCCCTACTAAAAAAGTGGGTGGGGCACCGATAGAGGGGTTCCAGACGATCGCGCATCGTCTGCCGATGCTCTCGATCGATAACATCTTTGAACTGGATGGCCTCAAGGATTTTGAAACCCGCATCTGCAAACTGCTTGGGGAAGAGCAGGTCGAACTGACAGCCGAGTATAAAATTGATGGTGTCGCAGTCTCCCTGGTCTATGAAAACGGGCACCTTGTACAGGGGGTGACCCGCGGCGATGGCCAGTCTGGGGATGACATCACCCACAACGTCCGCACCATTGGTGGAGTTCCTCTGCGCCTGAATGCAAAGAAGCCTCCCGCACTGCTGGAAATTCGGGGCGAAGCCTACATTAGTAATTCCGATTTCCAGGTGCTCAATGTTGAAATGCAGGAGCAGGGGAAAGAGCCGTTTGCCAACCCGCGCAACACGACAGCAGGCGGTTTGAAACTGCTGGACCCGAAACTGTGTGCAAAACGGAAAATCCGTTTCTTTGCTCACGGCATCGGAGCAGTCGAGGGTGTCGATTTTCAGTCACACGTTAAATATCTCGATGCGATTCAAGAGATGGGGATCCCGGCGACACCCAATGTTAAGTCTTTTCCGAACCTGGAAAAGACTATGGAACACGCCCAGACCATGATGGATGACCTGCACTCGCTCGACTTCGAGGTTGACGGGATTGTGCTCAAGGTCAATCGCTTTGATCAACGCGATCAACTGGGTAATACGTCCAAGAGCCCCCGGTGGGTCGTGGCGTATAAATGGGAGCGATATGAAGCGGTCACCCGGGCGGAGTCGATCGTCTTCCAGGTCGGTAAAACCGGGACGGTGACTCCGGTAGCTAACCTGGAACCGGTCCAGATCGCAGGTACCACGGTTTCCCGAACCAGCCTGCACAATCGAGATGAAATGCAGCGGCTGGGGATTCAGATCGGCGACTGGGTCGTCGTAGAAAAAGCAGGAAAAATCATTCCACACATGGTGCGTGTGGAAGAGCATCGCCGGGATGGCTCTCAGCAGGAACTCGAATTCCCCACGCATTGCCCTGAATGTAATACGGAACTGGTTCAGGATGAAGGGGGCGTTTACATTCGCTGTCCTAATCCGGAATGCCCCGCTACGGTTCGCGAGACCCTCCGCTATTACGCTTCGCGCCAGGCGATGGACATCGAAGGCATGGGCATCAAGATGATCGAACAGTTGCTGGAATCCGGATTACTCAAGGGGCTGGCTGACATCTATCGTCTCGACGAACATTACGAAGATCTGATTAACCTCGAACGCCAGGGAGAAAAGTCGATCGATAATCTGCTGTCAGGCATCGAGAGTTCCAAGCAGCAGCCGCTCTGGCGGTTACTCACGGGGCTGAACATCAGGCATGTGGGGGCCAGTAATGCCCGGATTCTCGAACGGGAATTCGGAACCATCGACGAGATTGCGAAACAGAGCGAGGACGACCTGGCGGATGTGAATGAGATTGGTCCCGTGATTGCAGCCTCTGTGTATAACTTCTTCCACTCCGATTTCGGTCAAAAGCTGATTGCAGATCTTAAGGAAGAGGGGCTGAATATGGGGACTCCGGTTTCCAAAAAGGAAAAGCCCTCAGGCGCGCTTGAAGGTAAAACGGTGGTCGTCACCGGCACCCTATCGCGATTTACCCGTGATCAAGCTAAGGAGTTCATCGAGAAGCACGGTGGTAAGGCCTCGGGATCGGTATCTTCGAAAACTGATTACCTGGTGGCGGGGGAGAATGCCGGCAGTAAGCTGACGAAAGCACAGTCGCTGGAAGTGCCTGTTCTTTCGGAAGATGAATTTCTGACGCTACTGGGTGAGGACTAA
- a CDS encoding radical SAM protein, with amino-acid sequence MSLPVRQFHDQEILQARGPKNELSQSRPYAFLNEREASAAGYPVEISTIFLTNRECPFRCLMCDLWKNTTDDRVSPGAIPEQIRYALKRLPPASQIKLYNSGNFFDAKAIPPEDLPEIAKLIQPFERVIVENHPLLCNQACPEFQQQIPGQLEIALGLETIHPEVLPALNKRMTLDDYARAVSFLREHAIEVRAFILLKPPFLEEAEGVEWAIRSVEYAFSLGVDCCAIIPTRPGNGMLERLQSTGEFSIPQLSSVESVLEHCLQLRQGRVLMDLWDLESLYADEFNLTQRLDRLSQMNLTQTVVPSV; translated from the coding sequence ATGAGTTTGCCTGTTCGACAATTTCACGATCAGGAGATCCTGCAGGCCCGGGGTCCGAAAAACGAACTCTCGCAGTCCCGCCCCTATGCATTTTTGAATGAACGAGAGGCGTCCGCTGCTGGTTATCCGGTAGAGATTTCGACGATCTTCCTGACGAACCGTGAATGTCCTTTTCGCTGCCTGATGTGCGACCTCTGGAAAAACACGACAGATGATCGCGTTTCCCCGGGCGCCATTCCTGAGCAGATCCGCTATGCCCTGAAACGGCTTCCCCCAGCCAGCCAGATCAAGCTTTACAACAGTGGTAATTTCTTCGACGCCAAAGCGATTCCCCCTGAGGACCTGCCTGAAATCGCGAAACTGATTCAGCCCTTTGAACGTGTGATCGTCGAGAATCATCCCCTGCTCTGCAATCAGGCCTGCCCGGAGTTCCAACAACAGATCCCCGGTCAACTGGAAATCGCGCTGGGACTGGAGACGATTCATCCCGAAGTACTGCCGGCTCTCAACAAACGCATGACATTAGACGACTATGCCCGAGCTGTTTCTTTCCTGAGAGAGCACGCTATTGAAGTCCGCGCGTTCATTCTGCTGAAACCTCCGTTTCTGGAGGAGGCGGAGGGTGTTGAATGGGCGATTCGCTCTGTCGAGTATGCGTTTTCACTCGGCGTCGATTGTTGTGCCATCATTCCCACTCGACCGGGGAACGGCATGCTTGAGCGCCTGCAGTCCACAGGCGAGTTCTCTATTCCTCAACTTTCTTCAGTTGAAAGTGTGCTGGAACACTGCCTGCAATTACGTCAGGGGCGGGTGCTGATGGATCTCTGGGATCTGGAGTCACTATATGCTGATGAATTCAATCTAACGCAACGGCTGGATCGATTGTCTCAGATGAATCTGACGCAGACTGTCGTGCCTTCAGTCTGA
- a CDS encoding asparagine synthase-related protein, which produces MIHHEYVERLVNLLAPEANLLFNMTFEEATQRVGSGSPEQIREIDGQFALVHKEGTRVRMARSIGRPMRFFLAKRAEGPCLVIAERIDEIYEFLKSEGLDNQFHPSYTRMVPAHYLIELQLIGCPDPNPQATRYFTPERNRLSNKLDDIGKAYISAVSQEIHRWLDTIPQQEPIGVLFSGGIDSGAIFLLLYHALIARGESPSRLKAFSLSIDGEGSDCRQAFEFLDQLNLSLFLEIMQVPVDALNYKETIKVVEDYKELDVQAAMMTHALCKKIREQYPHWKHLIDGDGGDENLKDYPIEANPELTIRSVLNNLMLYQEGWGVEAVKHSLTYSGGQSRGHVRTYAPARSLGFQGFSPYALPNVIEVAEGIPFIELTDWDPRKLYALKGDIVCRGIKQVTGLSMPVYPKRRFQEGSLNGDSYENVFAESETVYRETLLSLFQQPS; this is translated from the coding sequence ATGATTCATCACGAGTACGTGGAGCGACTTGTTAACTTACTCGCTCCAGAGGCAAACCTGCTTTTCAATATGACTTTTGAAGAAGCCACGCAACGTGTGGGCAGTGGTTCTCCTGAACAGATCAGGGAGATCGATGGGCAGTTTGCCCTGGTCCACAAGGAGGGAACACGTGTCCGCATGGCACGCTCCATCGGCAGACCCATGCGTTTCTTCCTGGCTAAACGGGCGGAAGGCCCCTGTCTGGTAATCGCCGAACGTATTGATGAGATCTATGAATTCCTCAAGAGTGAAGGCCTCGACAACCAGTTCCATCCCTCCTACACACGGATGGTTCCCGCTCACTATCTGATCGAATTACAGTTGATCGGCTGTCCGGACCCGAATCCACAGGCAACACGCTACTTTACTCCCGAGCGAAACCGACTGTCGAATAAGCTGGATGATATCGGCAAAGCGTATATCAGCGCCGTCTCGCAGGAAATACATCGCTGGCTGGACACCATTCCTCAGCAGGAGCCAATCGGAGTTCTATTCTCGGGAGGAATTGACAGTGGTGCGATCTTCCTGCTGCTGTATCACGCATTGATCGCGCGGGGGGAATCCCCGTCCCGCCTCAAAGCGTTTTCACTTTCCATTGATGGTGAGGGCAGTGACTGCAGACAGGCTTTCGAATTTCTGGACCAGTTAAATTTGAGCCTGTTCCTGGAAATCATGCAGGTCCCAGTAGATGCGCTGAACTATAAAGAAACAATCAAAGTTGTCGAAGACTATAAAGAGTTGGACGTGCAGGCGGCGATGATGACGCATGCCCTGTGCAAAAAGATTCGTGAGCAGTATCCCCACTGGAAGCACCTCATCGACGGCGATGGCGGCGATGAAAACCTGAAGGACTATCCGATCGAAGCCAATCCGGAACTGACGATTCGCAGCGTGCTGAATAACCTGATGCTCTACCAGGAGGGCTGGGGAGTGGAAGCCGTCAAGCACTCATTGACCTATTCGGGCGGACAGAGTCGCGGTCATGTCCGCACGTATGCCCCTGCCCGCTCGCTGGGCTTCCAGGGTTTCAGTCCCTATGCACTGCCGAACGTAATCGAAGTCGCTGAGGGGATTCCCTTTATCGAACTGACCGACTGGGATCCCCGTAAACTGTATGCTCTCAAAGGGGACATCGTTTGCCGGGGAATCAAACAGGTCACCGGACTCTCCATGCCCGTTTATCCGAAACGGCGTTTTCAGGAAGGGAGCCTGAATGGCGACTCTTATGAAAATGTCTTTGCTGAATCAGAGACCGTCTATCGTGAGACGCTGCTTTCGCTGTTCCAGCAGCCTTCCTGA
- a CDS encoding aldehyde dehydrogenase family protein — protein sequence MATDALDTVAVAPQIRRTQLLIDGEWCDAVSGKTFATVNPATEEIIAEVAEGDAADIDLAVKAARAAFETGPWSKMDARDRGRLMYRLADLIEENIEELSALESLDNGKPIRDSRAADLPLVIDCLRYYAGWADKIEGTTIPIRGNHFCYTRREPIGVAGQIIPWNFPLLMVAWKWAPALAAGCTIVMKPAEQTPLSCLRLAELAMEAGYPPGVINVVPGYGPTAGAALVKHPDVDKIAFTGEDATAKIIMADAAQTLKRLTFELGGKSPNVVFADCDLDAAVAGAEFGLFFNQGQCCCAGSRLFVEEAVHEEFVAKIVERASARKLGDPLNPETTQGPQVDQAQMEKILSYIQKGTEAGAKCVTGGSRFGEKGYFVEPTVFDQVTDDMPIATDEIFGPVLSILPFKSLDEVVTRANNTQFGLAAAVWTSDVKKAHLMAQSIKAGTVWVNCYDVFDAAAPFGGFKRSGIGRELGAAGLANYTELKTVTMNLD from the coding sequence ATGGCCACAGACGCTTTAGATACCGTAGCAGTTGCTCCCCAGATTCGCAGAACTCAGTTATTGATTGATGGTGAATGGTGTGATGCGGTCAGCGGGAAAACCTTTGCGACAGTCAATCCGGCTACAGAAGAAATCATCGCAGAAGTAGCGGAAGGGGATGCAGCTGACATCGATCTGGCCGTTAAAGCTGCCAGGGCTGCTTTTGAAACAGGCCCCTGGTCGAAGATGGATGCCCGGGATCGCGGGCGGCTGATGTATCGTCTGGCCGACCTGATTGAAGAAAACATTGAAGAGCTGTCTGCACTGGAGTCTCTGGATAACGGCAAACCGATTCGTGACAGTCGTGCTGCAGACCTGCCTCTGGTGATTGACTGCCTGCGGTACTATGCCGGCTGGGCAGACAAGATTGAAGGCACGACGATACCGATCCGCGGAAACCATTTCTGCTACACCCGACGTGAACCCATCGGTGTCGCCGGTCAGATCATTCCCTGGAACTTTCCCTTGCTGATGGTTGCCTGGAAATGGGCACCTGCACTGGCGGCCGGTTGCACAATCGTCATGAAACCGGCAGAACAGACACCGCTTTCCTGCCTGCGTCTGGCGGAACTGGCGATGGAAGCCGGTTATCCACCCGGGGTCATCAACGTAGTGCCAGGTTATGGTCCCACCGCAGGGGCCGCTTTAGTCAAACATCCGGATGTCGATAAGATTGCCTTCACAGGGGAAGATGCGACCGCCAAAATCATCATGGCTGATGCAGCCCAGACCCTCAAGCGCCTGACATTTGAACTGGGGGGAAAAAGTCCGAATGTCGTATTCGCCGACTGCGATCTGGACGCTGCTGTCGCGGGAGCTGAGTTTGGTTTGTTCTTTAACCAGGGGCAGTGCTGTTGTGCCGGCAGTCGACTGTTCGTAGAAGAAGCCGTTCATGAGGAATTCGTGGCTAAGATTGTCGAGAGAGCCTCGGCCCGTAAGCTGGGAGATCCTCTCAATCCCGAGACCACTCAGGGGCCACAGGTAGATCAGGCACAGATGGAGAAGATTCTGAGCTACATCCAAAAAGGGACTGAAGCCGGGGCAAAATGCGTAACCGGTGGATCCCGGTTTGGCGAGAAAGGCTACTTCGTAGAACCGACGGTCTTCGATCAGGTGACCGATGATATGCCGATTGCCACCGATGAAATATTCGGACCTGTATTGAGCATTCTTCCATTTAAAAGCCTGGATGAAGTCGTTACGCGAGCCAACAACACTCAGTTTGGACTGGCGGCTGCAGTCTGGACCAGTGATGTAAAGAAAGCACATCTTATGGCCCAGAGTATCAAGGCCGGAACCGTCTGGGTGAACTGCTACGATGTATTTGATGCCGCCGCTCCCTTTGGTGGATTCAAACGGAGTGGCATCGGTCGTGAGTTGGGTGCGGCCGGACTTGCCAACTATACGGAATTGAAGACGGTGACCATGAATCTGGACTGA
- the gmd gene encoding GDP-mannose 4,6-dehydratase, translating into MSRVALITGINGQDGYYLSRFLESKDYEVHGITSCSKPGIGEPPHNCYYCDFAEGSNLNEILDRVKPDEVYHLAAQSHVRLSFDIPVYTAEVTGVGTLRLLDAIRYYEQQKGKQVRFYQASSSEMFGKVVETPQSETTPFHPRSPYACAKVFSYWLTINYRESYNMFACNGILFNHESPRRGEAFVTRKITKAIARIKLGMQDKLYLGNIDAKRDWGFAGDYVEAMWLILQQEKPDDFVIGTGETHSVREFLEAAFGSVGLDWRKYVEIDPQFYRPAEVELLCADPTKAREKLKWEPKVTFEELARLMVEADLKQAEQEKLLKESDS; encoded by the coding sequence GTGAGTCGAGTTGCCCTGATCACTGGAATTAATGGCCAGGATGGATATTACCTTTCCCGGTTCCTGGAAAGTAAAGACTATGAAGTCCATGGAATCACATCCTGCAGTAAGCCGGGGATCGGTGAACCCCCTCATAATTGCTATTACTGTGATTTCGCAGAAGGCTCGAATCTGAATGAAATTCTGGATCGGGTCAAGCCCGACGAAGTCTATCACCTGGCCGCTCAGAGTCACGTTCGTCTCTCGTTTGACATTCCAGTATACACCGCGGAAGTCACAGGTGTCGGCACTCTGCGTCTGCTGGATGCAATCCGGTATTATGAACAGCAGAAGGGCAAGCAGGTTCGTTTCTACCAGGCATCTTCCAGCGAGATGTTCGGTAAGGTCGTTGAGACCCCTCAGAGCGAGACCACGCCGTTCCATCCCCGCAGCCCGTACGCCTGTGCCAAGGTCTTCTCCTACTGGTTGACGATTAACTATCGCGAATCGTACAACATGTTTGCCTGTAACGGCATCCTGTTTAATCACGAATCGCCGCGACGGGGGGAAGCCTTCGTAACCCGCAAGATTACCAAGGCGATCGCACGTATCAAACTCGGGATGCAGGACAAACTTTATCTGGGAAATATCGACGCGAAGCGGGACTGGGGTTTCGCCGGCGATTATGTCGAAGCGATGTGGCTGATTCTCCAGCAGGAGAAACCTGATGACTTTGTGATCGGAACCGGCGAAACGCATTCGGTTCGTGAATTTCTGGAAGCCGCCTTCGGTTCTGTCGGACTCGACTGGCGAAAATATGTTGAAATCGATCCGCAGTTTTATCGACCTGCAGAAGTCGAGCTGCTCTGTGCGGACCCCACCAAAGCCCGTGAAAAGCTTAAATGGGAACCCAAAGTCACCTTTGAAGAACTCGCACGCCTGATGGTCGAAGCCGACCTCAAACAGGCGGAACAGGAAAAACTGCTCAAAGAATCTGACTCCTGA